The DNA window tcCTTTCATTTCCCTTCCctaccttccctttcccttccttcttccttccctcccttcccttccttcccttccttcccttcctttcccttcccttcccttcttccttccttccccttcccttcccttcccttcccttcctttcccttccattccattcccttccttccttccttccttcctttccctttcccttccgttcccttccttcccttccttccctttcatttcccttcccttcccttcctttcccttcctttcccttcccttccctttcttccttccttccctttcccttcccttcccttcccttccttccttccttccttccctttcccttcccttcctttcccttcctttcccttcccttccattcccttcctttcccttcccttccattcccttccttccctttccctttcccttcccttccttcctttccctttcatcttccttcctttcccttcctttcccttcctttcccttccttccctcttcctttccttccttcccttctccttcccttcccttcctttccttcctttcccttcccttccattcccttcctttccttcccttcccttcccttcccttccttccttccttccttcctccttttccttcctttcccttctttttccttcccttccttccttccttccttccttttccttccttcccttcttttttccttccctttccctttccttccattcccttcctttccttcccttccattcccttccttccttccttccctttcccttccccttccccttccccttcccttcccttcccttcctttcctttcatttcccttcccttcctttcccttccctcccttccctttccttccttccttcccttcccttccctccttctttctctttcccttcccttcctttcccttcccttccttcccttcctttcccttcccttcccttcccttccttcccttccctttcccttcccttcccttccttcccttcatttcccttcccttcccttcctccttccttccttccttccttcccttcttcccttcctttcccttccttccattcccttccttcccttccttcttccctttcccttcccttcccttcccttcttccttccctttcccttcccttcctttcccttcctttcccttcccttccattcccttcccttccattcccttccttccctttcccttccctttcccttcccttcccttccttccctttatttcccttcccttcctttcccttcctttcccttcctttcccttcccttccctttcttccttccttccttttcccttcccttcccttccttccttccctttcccttcccttcctttcccttcctttccttcccttccattcccttcctttcccttcccttcctttcccttcccttcccttccttccttcccttcccttcccttcccttccttccttccctttcccttcccttcctttcccttcctttcccttcccttccattcccttccctttcccttccccttcccttcccttcctttcctttcatttcccttcccttcctttcccttcctttcccttcccttccctttctttcttatttccctttcacttcccttcccttccttccttccttccttccctttcccttcccttcctttcccttcctttcccttcccttccattcccttcctttcccttcccttcccttcccttccttccttccttccttccctttccctttcccttccttcctttcccttcccttccctttcttcctttcttccctttcccttcccttccttccttccctttccctttcccttcccttcctttcccttcccttcccttccttccttcccttcccttcccttccttccttccctttcccttcccttcccttcttccttccttccctttcccttcccttccattcccttcctttcccttcccttccatttccttccttccttccctttcccttcccttcccttcctttccttccctttcccttcccttcccttccttcccttccctttcccttcccttcccttcccttcctttcctttcatttcccttcccttcctttcctttcccttcccttccttccttccctttcccttcccttcttccttcctttcccttcccttccattcccttccttccttccttccctttcccttcccttcctttccttccctttcccttcccttcccttccttcccttccctttcccttcccttcccttcctttcatttcccttcctttcctttcccttcccttccttccttccttccctttcccttcccttccttccttccttccctttcccttcccttcctttccctttcttccttcctttcctttcccttcccttcccttcccttccttccccttcccttccttccttccttccttccctttcccctccccttcccttcctttcctttcctttcatttcccttcctttcccttcctttcctttcccttcccttcccttcccttcctttccttccttccttccttccttccttcctaacgcTCCCGCcctgcctccctctttccttgtGGGAGAGGGCTGCAAAGGCCTCAGTAGCTAGAGGATTTGTTGCAACacaaactattatttatttatttatttatttatttattcgatttttttttatgccgcccttctccttaaactcagggcggcttacaacatgttagcaatagcacttttttaaaagagcaaggctattggccccacaatccgggtcctcattttacccacctcggaaggatggaaggctgagtcaacgttgagcttatgatgagatttgaaccactgacctgcagatctacagtcagcttcactggcctgcagtacagcactctacctgctgcgccaccctggctcattgctattgctatgatgGATTGGTTGTATCACATTGATCAATCTGATGTGATTAATGGATTCGTATAGAGGCTTTACTTATGATTTTTCATGGTTAACATGAAGGAGAATTGATCATTGTTAAGGAAACTGAACTAATTTCCACTTCTCAGCGTACAATATGGACCTGCAGTTCTATAGGGAGAAATACCAAATAACTCTATTTTCTGCTCCATGTATTAATCTGAGAACagtaaacaaatacatacatagaattccAGAATATACCCACGCACAGAGAGACACGGAAACATGGCAAGGAAAAGTTATCTCCAATAacgaaagaaaaaataaatgaaattttacAGATCAAAAAGTACAACATTATGCACATGGATGGAGCTATCATGAAATTGGATGTGTATGTAAGTATGCATGCAGTGAAGAGCtactaaattttttactaccacactgtgggcctggcttatgcaggacgccatgcattttctttcagcatctttcagtgcaaattgggtgctctgaagtagagctccattttcgctatcccgcTGCGTTCCCCCCAGTCCGTCTGTAGCCCCcctctgtatatatgtatgtaaaatatttttgctgataatgaaaaggaaaggagactactGTAGATCTACTTCGgacttatttgccctcatcagatagccacacccttactgggatttgaacctgtgacttaatttttcatttatggttttaaaatgctttaaaacaataaagaattaaaatatagctgacaaaaagcagaaataaaggaataaagtcAATCAatcttaaaagaaataaatacttACCAGAATGTGTCCTTAAGTGACCTGTGAGAGCATCTCTTCTTTGACAAGCATAGCTACAAAGGTGGCATTTAAATGGCTTTTCCCCAGTGTGAAGTTTAACATGGCGGAGAAGATTTCCCTTCTGAGTAAATGAAGCTCCACACTGATTACAATGGAAAGGGCGCTCACCTTAAAAAGGGCATGAGTAGTGGAGTCATTATTACAGCACTATAGTCTTAGCTAAAGATAAATTCAAATTTTTCTGCCATAAGAACCATGGGTTTGATTTATTCCATTCTACTGGCCCAAGCTAGTTGAAGTATTAACGcaataaaggaaaaaaatctgtTTCTGATTATTTTGCAGTTTCCTCCAGTTGCCAATCAATAgctttctttatttaaaaaaaaatcctttcaaagTGTATAAGAATAACAACATCTTTAAGGTACCCTAATCCTCCCCAACATACATAAATGCATGGTGCCTAAGATATGCCACTCTAACTTGCTTGATCACTACCTGGGCTCTGCCCAACTTAGTGCATTGCAGTGGCTACTGCAACAGCCTCGGATCAAGTAGTTTCAAGTGAGATATTCCTTCTGAATGAATGATAATTACCAGTATGGCTGCGCTTGTGAACCACCAGGACGTTGAGGCTGACACAGCCCAATCCACAAATGTCACACTTCAGTTTTGCAGTATTTGATTTGACAAGGTCACATGGTTCAGAATGCCTGTCCAGTTCTTCGTTATCATAGTTTCCATATTCCGGTCTGCAGTTATAGAGAATCCTGGGTGGTTCTTCAATTTCTAATGGCTCAGCCTTCAACATTCCACCTTGTTTTTCACCATAGTCACATTTGATCTTAAGCATGCTGGCTTCTGGAAATAATATGAACATGgtcccaaaataaaatataaatataaaaatccacagaagaaatattattattattactactactactactactactactactactactactactactactactattactttaTCCATTAAACATGAAACACAGTCCACTAAACATTCAATAATGCATCACAAATATCATTGACCGGTGCTAATGATTGAtatgtgttctgttgggctctctggtagacttctcccaaaaattcacaggtacaaatttcagacacacacacgtttgaaaattcaaaacaatgttctttataatgaaaagtcacttaaactaagtcctcttttggtatagcaaagaacactcgtctccaaacaaactggtaatttgtacaagtcccttatcagtactgtgatacttagcttgcagctgtgaggcaattcaaagtccttcttctttcacaaagtgaaacacactttgctctggtttagtttcaaagccgggaaaaatcagcacacaaaaggtcaaagtcagcaaggcaggcacgaaacacaacgatcagataatcctccacaatggccaaacccacaggctgctatttatagcagcctcattaattaccacagcgccacccaaccacaggtggcctccttttctctgataataatctctcagttgttgttgcctatgcatcgctctctgcatgcgtggctgtatcattaactcttgttctgaatccaaggaggagctagataattgatctccttctgagctgtctgccacactctgctcctccctgtcactcatgtcttcttggtcagaggagccttcatcagcagattccaccgggggcaaaacaggcctgcagcatgtggatgtctcccccacatccacagttcttggggcaggaactgggccagagctaaccacaacatatagggATTGTTGCCAGTCCTAGATATCAACCTAGTACCTTCTTAAGACATACAATGTTTTGGGTAatgcagttttttgcagttccgctggtgttattgcaggatgcattttttaaaattcttggaCATAGTACCAAGTGCCCTGATgtcaatgggtatcactgttacatgctTCCTCCATAATTGCATAGTTTTGGTGACCGGGTTGcgatattttgtgatttttttccagtTTGTTTTTCTTCCAATCTGGCATCTTCTGATACCGCAATAtcaataaattaaaagtttcaatTTTGAACAACTGTGATATCTGGAGTGTCGTGTTCCAAGTGATGATCCGTCTGTACTCGAAAGTTCCACAAGATTTTCACTTTTTCATTTGCGATAACTTTTTCCACTACTGTATATGACTTTTTGGATAGAGGTAGGTTGTATTTTTTTCATAACGACAAGTGGATTACTTTAGCAACTCAGTCAtgtctagctttgtaatcagtttgtgcAATTTTGCATCACCATCATCGTTATTGTTGTTGAAtagtatttttttacattttccttCCTCcatattttt is part of the Erythrolamprus reginae isolate rEryReg1 unplaced genomic scaffold, rEryReg1.hap1 H_2, whole genome shotgun sequence genome and encodes:
- the LOC139155458 gene encoding zinc finger protein Aiolos-like, which encodes MEDSPAGLDLSRNHEHTVHTGVRDILNDGPKTYHEGPKTYHEVDNLQNSEDEKEYNSTNGREREEASMLKIKCDYGEKQGGMLKAEPLEIEEPPRILYNCRPEYGNYDNEELDRHSEPCDLVKSNTAKLKCDICGLGCVSLNVLVVHKRSHTGERPFHCNQCGASFTQKGNLLRHVKLHTGEKPFKCHLCSYACQRRDALTGHLRTHS